The following are encoded in a window of Podospora pseudoanserina strain CBS 124.78 chromosome 6, whole genome shotgun sequence genomic DNA:
- a CDS encoding hypothetical protein (EggNog:ENOG503PEZ8; antiSMASH:Cluster_2), which translates to MSPNPKWEKSTITNEWEWIEACDHGFCRNYAKNLSTSYGEPSR; encoded by the exons ATGtcgcccaaccccaaatGGGAAAAGAgtaccatcaccaacgagTGGGAGTGGATCGAGGCCTGTGACCATGGATTCTGTCGGAATTATGCCAAGAATC TCTCGACCAGCTACGGCGAGCCTAGCCGttag
- a CDS encoding hypothetical protein (EggNog:ENOG503NW5M; SMCOG1005:Drug resistance transporter; SMCOG1005: EmrB/QacA; COG:U; antiSMASH:Cluster_2): MASVDINVNEPDRANTRRGPGLHFWLAFWAIALTNLAAALDATSLSVALPVRSDLSPTSRNDVNTGLTQHGQAISAAIGGDGNTQTEAFWAGTSYLLACTVVLLLWVSLSDVFGRRPVLMLALVIFAAGSVVCAVSQNFTVMIAGRTVQGLGGGGVLGLTTVLVTDLAPLRERARLYALISSIWAVGSTTGPIIGGACAEAGQWRWIFWLNLPVVGLGLIGIGFFLKLTRPSGDTTARLRNLDYFGSTLFIASVTAFLVSVTLGGSQFPWSSWHTLVPLCLGAAGMAGVAVFECYGTSTPFIPVYIFRNYSTTAVYAGSFVHGLILYSLVYYMPEYFQAVLGYSPLIAGVAALAQTATVVPCAIFVGVVVSKTGRYRWAVWTGWVLATLGCGLLILLGADTSIPAWIFLTAVSGLGMGILFPSITLALQASVPPADVATAATLVLFFRSFGQAVGVAIGGSILENHMQVELQQPEIASLLPPAIANIGAVALASMMKNMPSGSPLVMALRGALVRTFQVIWATMCGLAGVTMLSQFTIKEYSMDQEHITDHRFQQEKQESGQEILRLGSNRKDGE, from the exons ATGGCCAGCGTCGACATCAACGTGAATGAGCCCGACAGGGCCAACACTCGGCGTGGGCCGGGGCTCCATTTCTGGCTTGCCTTCTGGGCCATAGCCCTGACCAATCTCGCCGCAGCCTTGGACGCCACGTCCCTATCTGTCGCCCTGCCGGTGCGTTCCGACCTCTCCCCCACAAGTAGAAACGATGTGAACACCGGGCTAACACAACATGGACAGGCAATATCCGCGGCCATCGGCGGCGATGGCAACACACAGACCGAGGCCTTCTGGGCCGGGACATCCTACCTACTCGCCTGCACCGTCGTGTTGCTCCTCTGGGTATCCCTGAGCGACGTCTTTGGCCGCCGTCCCGTTCTGATGCTGGCGTTGGTCATCTTTGCCGCCGGCTCCGTGGTTTGTGCCGTCTCCCAAAACTTTACTGTCATGATCGCCGGCCGGACCGTTCAGGggctcggcggcggcggagtgCTTGGTCTCACCACCGTGTTGGTGACCGATCTGGCACCTCTTAGGGAGCGCGCTCGTCTTTATGCCTTGATCAGCTCCATCTGGGCCGTGGGCAGCACTACCGGACCCATTATtggtggtgcttgtgctGAAGCAGGCCAGTGGCGATGGATATTCTG GCTCAACCTTCCCGTCGTCGGACTCGGCTTGATTGGCATTGGCTTCTTCCTGAAGCTTACCCGGCCGAGCGGTGACACCACGGCCAGGCTGCGGAACTTGGACTACTTCGGCTCGACcctcttcatcgcctccGTCACGGCTTTCCTTGTATCGGTGACTCTGGGGGGTTCGCAGTTTCCCTGGAGCAGCTGGCACACGCTCGTCCCCCTGTGTCTTGGTGCTGCGGGCATGGCGGGTGTTGCTGTGTTCGAGTGCTACGGCACGTCCACGCCCTTCATCCCCGTCTACATATTCCGGAACTACTCAACAACGGCAGTATACGCCGGCAGCTTCGTTCACGGGCTCATCCTCTACTCTCTCGTGTACTACATGCCCGAGTATTTCCAAGCCGTCCTGGGCTACAGCCCGCTGATTGCAGGCGTCGCCGCTCTCGCCCAGACTGCAACGGTAGTTCCATGCGCCATCTTCGTCGGCGTGGTCGTGTCCAAGACCGGCCGCTACCGCTGGGCTGTCTGGACCGGTTGGGTGCTGGCAACCTTGGGCTGCGGGCTCCTGATACTCTTGGGCGCCGACACCAGCATCCCGGCGTGGATCTTCCTCACTGCCGTGTCCGGGCTGGGCATGGGGATCCTATTCCCGTCCATCACGCTCGCGCTGCAAGCCTCGGTCCCGCCCGCAGACGTGGCCACGGCCGCAACGCTGGTTCTCTTCTTCCGCTCGTTCGGACAAGCGGTCGGCGTGGCCATCGGTGGATCGATTCTAGAAAATCACATGCAGGTGGAACTCCAGCAACCAGAAATCGCctcgctgctgccaccagccATTGCAAATATTGGAGCCGTAGCGCTGGCATCCATGATGAAGAACATGCCCTCGGGGTCCccgctggtgatggcgttgAGAGGCGCCCTTGTCCGAACTTTCCAAGTTATCTGGGCGACCATGTGCGGTCTGGCAGGCGTGACCATGTTGTCACAGTTTACCATCAAGGAATACAGTATGGATCAGGAACACATCACTGACCACCGTTTCCAGCAAGAAAAGCAAGAGTCTGGCCAAGAGATTTTGAGACTGGGTTCAAACCGAAAGGACGGAGAATGA
- a CDS encoding hypothetical protein (EggNog:ENOG503NWBF; SMCOG1034:cytochrome P450; antiSMASH:Cluster_2; COG:Q), whose protein sequence is MNRNDIEMPYPIYYYVAILSIAALFTRSLYVRISLFQRKRRFARKHGCAPVTRVRAWDPLLGLDHFVRLGKAAAQRQYLEYWRKNMFGRYGNTFEINLMGQRLLFTNEPRNIQAVLVTQFPDFDIGQRRRDNSAQLLGVGVFNADGPTWEHARATLRPNLTRAQVADLQLFEKHVGVWMAALPKDGQAVDMQEWAFRFTLDVGTEFLLGTSSGVLDPQATALGRRFAWAFNLGVDGVAQKIRLGSLAPLYYNADYGKACKMVHEYVDPIVLAAIEATQKTGSEQHSNVGDEKRYTFLAALASEGISPKKIRDHVLNILIAARDTSACLMSAAFFELARQPAIQAKLRAEVDRQLEGRLPRYDDLKDMTYLNWFIKEALRLYPPIPMNIRVANKDTILPVGGGPDGSAPIFVPAGQEVVYQIFSTHRRRDLWGEDADQFRPERWETIRPHFQYLPFNGGPRICPGQQFALLETSFVLVRFLQEYSRLEAPATSQQPWTENYTLTCSVGQGSWVKLTKRGGEKGSEVSA, encoded by the exons ATGAACCGAAACGACATCGAGATGCCATACCCAATCTACTACTACGTTGCCATTCTTTCCATAGCTGCTCTCTTCACCCGCTCTCTCTATGTACGAATTAGTCTCTTCCAGCGCAAGCGGCGCTTTGCCCGCAAGCATGGCTGCGCGCCTGTGACGCGAGTGCGGGCGTGGGATCCCCTGCTTGGTCTCGACCATTTCGTCCGCCTAGGGAAGGCCGCCGCGCAGCGCCAGTACCTGGAATACTGGCGGAAGAACATGTTCGGGAGGTACGGCAACACGTTCGAGATCAACCTCATGGGCCAGCGCCTGCTCTTCACCAACGAGCCGCGCAACATCcaggcggtgctggtgacgCAGTTCCCTGACTTTGACATCGGCCAGCGGCGGCGCGACAACTCGGCCCAGCTGTTGGGCGTGGGCGTCTTCAACGCCGACGGTCCCACGTGGGAGCACGCTCGCGCTACCCTGCGTCCAAACCTCACGCGGGCTCAGGTGGCCGACTTGCAGCTCTTTGAGAAGCATGTCGGCGTATGGATGGCGGCCCTGCCCAAGGATGGCCAGGCGGTGGATATGCAGGAATGGGCTTTCCGATTT ACTTTGGACGTGGGAACCGAATTCCTGCTCGGCACATCTTCCGGCGTACTTGATCCCCAAGCCACGGCGTTGGGGCGCCGCTTTGCCTGGGCCTTTAACCTCGGGGTGGACGGAGTGGCGCAAAAAATCCGCCTCGGAAGCCTGGCACCGCTCTACTACAATGCCGACTACGGAAAGGCCTGCAAGATGGTGCACGAATACGTCGACCCCATCGTGCTTGCAGCGATCGAAGCAACCCAGAAGACCGGGTCTGAACAACACAGCAACGTCGGAGACGAAAAGCGGTACACCTTCCTTGCCGCTCTCGCCAGCGAGGGTATCAGCCCGAAGAAGATACGTGACCATGTATTGAACATAC TCATTGCTGCGCGCGATACATCGGCCTGTCTTATGAGTGCCGCCTTCTTCGAGCTCGCAAGACAGCCCGCCATCCAAGCCAAGCTCCGAGCCGAGGTCGACAGACAGCTCGAAGGACGGCTCCCCCGCTACGACGACCTCAAAGACATGACCTACCTTAACTGGTTCATCAAGGAGGCCCTGCGCCTGtaccccccaatccccatgAACATCCGCGTAGCGAACAAAGACACGATCCTCCCCGTGGGCGGCGGTCCCGACGGCTCGGCGCCCATCTTCGTCCCCGCGGGCCAGGAGGTCGTGTACCAAATCTTCTCGACACACCGGCGGAGGGATCTTTGGGGCGAGGACGCCGACCAGTTCCGCCCGGAGCGGTGGGAGACGATCCGCCCGCACTTCCAGTACCTGCCCTTCAACGGGGGTCCCCGCATATGCCCTGGCCAGCAGTTTGCGCTGCTGGAAACGAGCTTTGTCCTCGTGCGGTTCCTGCAGGAGTACTCGCGGCTCGAGGCGCCCGCAACCTCGCAGCAGCCCTGGACCGAGAATTACACCTTGACCTGTTCAGTGGGACAGGGTTCGTGGGTGAAGCTGAcgaagagggggggtgaaAAGGGGTCAGAAGTCTCGGCTTAA
- a CDS encoding hypothetical protein (EggNog:ENOG503P81U; antiSMASH:Cluster_2): MASQTLPFVFHLLIETAAAASFIFRPEQQLPDCSAAAKLILRQYGGLLLSTNLVCLVAIFHHQPPSCGTLLAAALGTYHAWPIHRALPRLQYKVQGDSEGQGAALGGPAVHLALHSLCLAAFLAVAVFGDDKGA, encoded by the exons ATGGcctcccaaacccttccATTCGTCTTCCATCTTCTCATCGAGACAGCCGCAGCCGCGTCCTTCATCTTCCGGCCGGAACAACAACTGCCCGACTGCTCCGCGGCTGCGAAGCTGATTTTGCGCCAGTACGGCGGGCTTCTCCTCTCAACAAACCTCGTCTGTCTGGTCGccatcttccaccaccagccacccTCTTGCGGCAC ACTTCTCGCTGCGGCTCTAGGCACTTATCACGCCTGGCCCATCCATCGTGCTCTCCCGCGTCTACAATACAAGGTACAAGGCGACAGCGAAGGACAAGGCGCCGCGTTGGGAGGGCCGGCTGTGCATTTGGCGTTGCACTCGCTGTGTCTTGCCGCTTTCCTCGCGGTGGCAGTCTTTGGAGACGACAAGGGGGCTTGA
- a CDS encoding hypothetical protein (EggNog:ENOG503PCNJ; COG:S; antiSMASH:Cluster_2) has product MTLPHTEGDDGSPEGPLPAPPTPLVPLGNNIFLFEPSVPSAAHDKISGSGSASGCPPPSLIILCTWLGGATTPRVAKYVEGYRKAFPDATLVLVRTVFADISARSFAAVRSRLRPARDAIIKALQPPPTTTRTTESGTTNPVIPQALLHIFSHGGCNTAIQLALSISEVAGTLLCDHLRQVVFDCCPGDTSFAKAFNAAILSLPATSSAPIRALGTAAVFAAVATVTALQKAGFMSSVNDMRRELNKPTLFGTAARRLYLFSRADRMVGPADVQSHAQLAREAGCEVGLVLFREAPHCALVTEDATKYWRAIQGCWMGESLPQLNGESKL; this is encoded by the coding sequence ATGACACTCCCGCACACGGAGGGCGACGACGGCAGCCCAGAGGGACCACTGCCAGCACCTCCAACTCCGTTGGTGCCTCTGGGCAACAACATTTTCCTGTTTGAACCCAGTGTCCCGTCAGCGGCACACGACAAGATCAGTGGCAGTGGCAGCGCCAGCGGATGCCCGCCGCCGTCCCTGATCATTCTCTGCACGTGGCTTGGGGGCGCGACCACGCCACGGGTCGCCAAATACGTCGAGGGCTACCGGAAAGCATTTCCCGATGCAACCCTTGTCTTGGTCCGTACAGTCTTTGCCGATATCTCGGCTCGCTCGTTTGCGGCCGTCCGTTCTCGGCTGCGGCCAGCCCGAGACGCCATCATCAAGGCGTtgcagccgccgccgacgacaACTCGGACTACCGAGTCCGGCACCACCAATCCTGTCATTCCTCAGGCCCTGCTCCACATCTTTTCCCACGGCGGCTGCAATACGGCCATACAACTGGCCCTGTCCATATCCGAGGTGGCCGGCACGCTTCTGTGCGACCACCTGCGCCAGGTTGTCTTCGACTGCTGCCCGGGCGACACTTCATTCGCCAAGGCCTTCAATGCGGCGATTTTGTCACTGCCCGCTACCAGCTCGGCCCCCATCCGAGCGCTCGGCACGGCTGCCGTATTCGCGGCTGTGGCCACCGTCACGGCGCTGCAAAAGGCCGGCTTCATGTCCTCAGTCAACGATATGCGGCGTGAGCTGAACAAGCCAACCCTGTTCGGCACCGCCGCCCGTCGGCTCTATCTCTTCTCCCGTGCTGACCGCATGGTGGGACCCGCTGACGTTCAATCCCATGCCCAGCTCGCGCGAGAAGCTGGATGTGAGGTTGGGCTTGTGCTCTTCCGAGAGGCACCCCACTGTGCACTCGTCACCGAGGACGCTACCAAATATTGGCGTGCCATCCAAGGCTGCTGGATGGGGGAGTCTCTGCCGCAACTAAATGGCGAGTCAAAGCTATGA
- a CDS encoding hypothetical protein (COG:H; SMCOG1024:chalcone and stilbene synthase domain protein; EggNog:ENOG503Q4X1; antiSMASH:Cluster_2), producing MAVMAPQMGEKSETNGANGTHATPPMPGLWITGIASQYPPYLLGPEKLDEFAKRFFDVEKPGLKKLLQINKTSGIDTRASIGDYQTGFASRPEAPTLADLDKFYRRAGVDLAAQACRKALKEWGGRPRDITHTIAVTCTNQGNPGYDLLVARRLGLPHTVDRMLLHGVGCAGGLAIMRAAAQVASGAASRQAGACAGLRLCTPNVRHDLAEAAACADPADVSIAGVLFADGAAAFVLCNDAGLLLPQDDAGDDDGGRDSGRAEPLFQLLEWDNATIPDTMQHMAFYAEGTGFRTVLTRDVPSFTKTAIGPMFRDLLPGFREKTGLKSLDVADFDWALHPGGEAIIQGAQEMLDLTSEQLRATREIYRTRGNSSSPTVLAVLDLLRKMGRGKDHVVATSFGPGLAIEMSLLKRCRAGDGV from the exons ATGGCAGTGATGGCACCTCAGATGGGTGAAAAGAGTGAAACGAATGGGGCTAACGGCACTCATGCCACGCCGCCAATGCCAGGACTTTGGATCACGGGGATTGCCTCCCAATATCCTCCATATCTCCTAGGGCCAGAGAAGTTGGATGAGTTTGCGAAGAGGTTCTTTGACGTGGAGAAGCCAGG TTTGAAAAAGCTCCTCCAGATCAACAAAACAAGTGGCATCGACACGCGCGCCTCCATCGGGGACTACCAAACCGGTTTCGCCAGCCGCCCGGAGGCCCCAACCCTTGCCGATCTGGACAAATTCTACCGCCGGGCAGGCGTCGACCTCGCCGCGCAGGCATGCCGCAAGGCACTGAAAGAATGGGGCGGCCGTCCCCGCGACATCACGCACACCATCGCCGTGACCTGCACGAACCAGGGCAACCCGGGCTACGACCTTCTAGTGGCGCGCCGCCTGGGCCTGCCGCACACGGTTGACCGCATGCTGCTGCACGGCGTGGGCTGCGCCGGCGGGCTGGCCATCATGCGCGCGGCGGCCCAGGTCGCCAGCGGCGCCGCGTCCCGGCAAGCCGGCGCGTGTGCTGGCCTTCGC TTGTGCACGCCCAACGTGCGGCACGACCTGGCCGAGGCCGCGGCTTGCGCAGACCCGGCCGACGTGAGCATCGCGGGCGTGTTGTTTGCTGATGGCGCCGCCGCGTTTGTGCTTTGCAACGACGCCGGGCTGCTGTTACCGCAGGACGACGCcggtgacgacgacggcggcagGGACTCAGGTCGGGCTGAGCCGCTATTCCAGCTGCTCGAGTGGGACAACGCGACTATCCCGGACACGATGCAGCACATGGCCTTCTACGCCGAAGGCACCGGGTTCCGTACTGTGTTGACCCGTGATGTGCCCTCATTTACCAAGACGGCCATCGGGCCCATGTTCAGGGACCTGCTGCCGGGGTTTCGGGAGAAGACGGGGCTGAAGAGTCTCGATGTGGCCGACTTCGACTGGGCTCTGCACCCGGGCGGAGAGGCCATCATCCAAGGGGCGCAGGAGATGCTGGATTTGACCAGCGAACAGCTGCGGGCTACTCGGGAGATATACAGGACGCGGGGCAACTCATCCAGTCCAACTGTATTGGCAGTGCTGGACCTGTTGCGGAAGATGGGCCGCGGCAAGGATCATGTTGTTGCGACATCTTTTGGCCCTGGCTTGGCTATTGAAATGTCTTTACTCAAACGGTGCCGGGCGGGCGACGGTGTTTGA
- a CDS encoding hypothetical protein (antiSMASH:Cluster_2), giving the protein MLRLSVECDGIDEARIPSVRKSQHIITSGRLAVSVLSGTAEQATIRQSRCRIGDPTYRSVGCGLRFADSRRVSAACCVRTMKRSFDADGLTEVYGGLPGAPR; this is encoded by the exons ATGCTGAGACTGTCTGTGGAGTGCGATGGAATTGACGAGGCGC GAATCCCGTCCGTCCGGAAGAGCCAGCACATCATCACGTCCGGCAGACTGGCTGTTTCGGTGCTGAGTGGAACAGCCGAACAGGCAACAATCCGACAAAGTCGGTGTCGTATCGGTGATCCGACTTATCGGTCTGTTGGCTGCGGGTTGCGGTTTGCGGATTCCCGACGCGTGTCTGCGGCGTGCTGCGTCAGAACCATGAAGCGTTCTTTCGACGCCGATGGGCTTACCGAAGTCTACGGAGGATTGCCGGGTGCACCAAGATGA
- a CDS encoding hypothetical protein (antiSMASH:Cluster_2) → MAPVESTEKRSLIVASVVSGCLLWSVPLIRLPNPARPDVTLARGIFILVHPAILRRLRQQTDKSDHRYDTDFVGLLPVRLFHSAPKQPVCRT, encoded by the exons ATGGCTCCTGTGGAAAGCACCGAGAAGCGAAG CCTTATAGTGGCATCCGTCGTCTCGGGATGTCTCCTTTGGTCTGTTCCCCTAATCCGGCTTCCGAACCCAGCGAGGCCGGATGTCACGCTTGCACGTGGCATATTCATCTTGGTGCACCCGGCAATCCTCCGTAGACTTCG CCAACAGACCGATAAGTCGGATCACCGATACGACACCGACTTTGTCGGATTGTTGCCTGTTCGGCTGTTCCACTCAGCACCGAAACAGCCAGTCTGCCGGACGTGA